The following are encoded together in the Methylomonas methanica MC09 genome:
- a CDS encoding SLC13 family permease — protein sequence MDWQGWLTIFVIAGVLLTLIFSRFTPDMILMLALTLLSAAGVLDSKQALAGFSNEGLVTVAAMFIIAAGISSTGGVEFVINTLLGNPKSVRGALFRLILPLIPLSAFLNNTPVVATMIPAVTRWSKRIGIAPSKLMIPLSYAAILGGTLTLIGTSTNLVINGQYQALTHNKGFALFDITWVSLPVVLTGILFMIIFMPLILPNRQSAAEQFADRKKFTFEVAVAQNGPLEGVTIVAAGLRNLQRIYLAEIERHGSIVTAVSSEEKLQGGDRLVFVGETSAIFDILRINGLVPSENQTPVIEKFAPERCLVEVVVSQSCDSLGKAIRDSHFRDRYGAVVLAVARDGEAIQGNLGSIELQPGDVLLLEARPAFVTRQRVQKDFLLINDLQETRPNHQRAKLAWILLLGVIVTATSGVTSMLNAALVGAGLMVVTGCCSVAEARRSLDLTVLISIAASFALGNALQSSGAAGFIAQQILALADGNPWVLLALSYLTVSLLTEVITNNAAALLMLPIVLAITGSENLNPEPFVFATMIAASASFATPLGYQTNLMVYGPGGYHFKDFMRAGVPMNILVGITTISLIPFIWPLQN from the coding sequence ATGGATTGGCAGGGTTGGCTTACGATTTTTGTAATCGCGGGTGTTCTTTTGACGTTGATTTTCTCCCGCTTTACCCCGGACATGATACTGATGCTTGCACTGACGCTATTGAGTGCGGCGGGGGTACTGGATTCCAAACAGGCGCTTGCCGGATTCAGCAATGAGGGCTTGGTTACTGTCGCGGCCATGTTTATTATCGCGGCCGGCATCAGCTCTACCGGCGGCGTGGAGTTTGTCATCAATACCCTGTTGGGCAATCCGAAAAGCGTACGAGGGGCGCTCTTTAGACTTATTTTGCCGCTGATACCGTTAAGCGCATTTCTTAACAATACACCGGTAGTGGCCACGATGATTCCGGCTGTCACTCGCTGGTCTAAACGTATAGGCATCGCACCTTCCAAACTGATGATTCCGCTGAGTTATGCAGCCATTCTGGGCGGTACTTTGACCCTGATCGGTACCAGCACTAATCTGGTGATTAACGGCCAATATCAAGCATTGACCCATAACAAAGGCTTTGCGTTATTTGATATCACCTGGGTCAGTTTGCCTGTTGTACTCACAGGCATCTTGTTCATGATTATATTTATGCCGTTGATACTACCGAATCGGCAGAGTGCCGCCGAGCAATTTGCCGATCGTAAGAAATTTACCTTCGAAGTTGCGGTAGCCCAAAACGGCCCCTTGGAGGGGGTGACCATTGTCGCCGCGGGATTAAGAAACTTACAACGCATTTATCTCGCGGAGATCGAACGTCACGGAAGCATCGTCACGGCCGTATCCTCGGAGGAGAAATTGCAAGGCGGGGACAGACTGGTCTTTGTTGGGGAAACCAGCGCTATTTTCGATATTTTACGCATCAACGGCTTGGTACCGTCCGAGAACCAGACGCCGGTCATAGAAAAATTTGCCCCTGAACGCTGCTTGGTTGAAGTGGTTGTTTCGCAAAGCTGCGACAGTCTTGGCAAGGCTATCCGGGACAGCCATTTCCGAGATCGCTACGGCGCGGTGGTGCTGGCGGTTGCCAGAGACGGGGAAGCCATTCAGGGAAATTTGGGATCGATCGAGTTACAACCGGGAGACGTCTTATTATTGGAGGCCAGACCGGCATTTGTGACGCGCCAAAGAGTCCAAAAGGATTTTTTGTTGATTAATGATTTGCAAGAAACCCGCCCGAACCATCAACGGGCCAAATTGGCTTGGATTTTATTGCTTGGCGTTATCGTAACCGCCACATCGGGCGTTACCAGCATGCTGAATGCGGCCTTGGTGGGTGCGGGCCTTATGGTGGTAACCGGTTGCTGCAGCGTCGCCGAGGCGAGGCGCAGCCTCGATTTAACCGTGTTAATCAGCATTGCGGCCAGTTTCGCTTTGGGTAATGCCTTGCAAAGCAGCGGCGCGGCCGGTTTTATTGCTCAGCAAATTTTGGCGTTAGCCGACGGCAACCCCTGGGTTTTGCTGGCGTTAAGTTACCTTACCGTTTCACTCTTGACGGAAGTGATTACCAATAACGCGGCCGCCTTGCTAATGCTGCCTATCGTATTGGCGATTACCGGTAGTGAAAATTTAAATCCCGAGCCGTTTGTGTTTGCAACCATGATAGCGGCGTCGGCCAGCTTTGCCACGCCGTTGGGTTATCAAACCAATTTGATGGTTTACGGTCCTGGCGGATATCACTTTAAAGACTTTATGCGGGCAGGGGTGCCGATGAATATTCTGGTCGGCATCACCACGATTAGCCTGATTCCCTTCATTTGGCCGTTGCAAAATTAG
- the typA gene encoding translational GTPase TypA codes for MIEKLRNIAIIAHVDHGKTTLVDQLLQQSGTFDAHTKVDERVMDSNALEKERGITILAKNTAIDWNGYHINIVDTPGHADFGGEVERVLSMVDSVLLLVDAVDGPMPQTRFVTKKAFALGLKPIVVINKVDRPGARPDWVVDQTFDLFDNLGATDEQLDFPIVYASALNGFAGLEADVSGGDMTPLFQTIVDKVAPPPVEIDAPFQMQVISLDYNSYVGVIGIGRIQHGKVTRNMPLTIVDNEGKTRNGRMLKLYGFHGLERIEVETAQAGDIIAFCGVENLKISETLCDPNNVVALPPLSVDEPTVSMTFQVNNSPFAGREGKFITTRQIYDRLQKELQHNVALRVETTDDPDKFKVSGRGELHLSVLIENMRREGFELGVSRPQVIIKEIDGVKSEPYENVTIEVEEQHQGTIMEKLGDRKGDLKDMVPDGKGRIRLEYIVPSRGLLGFQTEFLTATSGSGLFYHVFDHYGPVKEGAVGNRVRGVLISMSKGKAVDYSLYPLQARGELLVVNGDEIYEGQLVGIHSRNNDLVVNPTKPKPLTNVRASGTDDSLTCAKIQKMTLEQALEFISDDELVEVTPKSIRLRKILLTENERKRASR; via the coding sequence GTGATAGAAAAACTTAGAAATATCGCGATCATCGCACACGTTGACCACGGCAAAACCACGTTAGTCGACCAACTCCTGCAACAATCAGGCACCTTCGACGCCCACACCAAAGTCGACGAACGCGTCATGGACTCAAATGCCCTGGAAAAAGAACGGGGCATTACCATTCTGGCCAAAAATACCGCGATAGACTGGAACGGCTATCATATCAATATCGTTGACACACCGGGCCACGCCGACTTCGGCGGCGAGGTTGAACGGGTGTTGTCCATGGTGGATTCGGTTTTATTGTTGGTTGATGCCGTTGACGGCCCGATGCCGCAAACCCGGTTCGTTACCAAAAAGGCGTTTGCCTTGGGTTTGAAACCCATTGTGGTTATCAATAAAGTGGACCGTCCCGGTGCCCGCCCTGATTGGGTTGTCGATCAAACCTTCGACTTATTCGATAACCTGGGCGCAACCGACGAGCAACTGGATTTTCCGATTGTCTATGCCTCGGCCTTAAACGGCTTTGCCGGATTGGAAGCCGATGTATCCGGCGGCGACATGACACCGCTGTTTCAAACGATTGTCGATAAAGTGGCCCCGCCACCCGTCGAGATTGACGCGCCTTTTCAAATGCAGGTTATCAGTCTGGATTACAACTCTTACGTAGGGGTTATCGGCATCGGCCGTATTCAGCATGGCAAGGTAACGCGCAATATGCCGCTCACCATCGTGGATAATGAAGGCAAAACCCGTAACGGTCGGATGTTGAAATTATACGGTTTCCACGGTTTGGAGCGTATTGAAGTGGAAACCGCGCAGGCGGGCGATATTATCGCGTTCTGCGGTGTCGAAAATTTAAAAATTTCGGAAACCTTGTGCGACCCTAACAATGTAGTCGCCTTACCCCCGCTATCGGTCGACGAGCCGACGGTAAGCATGACGTTCCAAGTCAATAATTCACCGTTTGCAGGCAGAGAAGGTAAATTCATTACCACCCGTCAAATTTACGATCGCTTACAAAAAGAATTGCAACACAATGTCGCCCTGCGTGTTGAAACCACCGATGACCCGGATAAATTTAAAGTTTCGGGGCGTGGCGAATTACATTTATCGGTTTTGATCGAAAATATGCGCCGCGAGGGTTTCGAACTGGGTGTGTCACGCCCGCAAGTTATCATCAAGGAAATCGATGGCGTTAAATCAGAGCCTTACGAAAATGTCACGATCGAAGTTGAGGAACAGCATCAAGGCACCATCATGGAAAAACTGGGTGACCGTAAAGGTGATTTAAAAGATATGGTGCCGGATGGTAAAGGACGCATCCGTTTGGAATATATTGTGCCTTCCCGCGGCTTATTGGGTTTTCAGACAGAATTCCTGACAGCCACTTCCGGGTCGGGTTTGTTCTATCACGTATTCGATCATTACGGCCCGGTAAAAGAAGGGGCTGTGGGTAACCGAGTGCGTGGGGTTTTGATCTCCATGTCCAAAGGTAAAGCGGTAGATTACTCTTTATATCCACTACAAGCCCGAGGCGAGTTATTAGTGGTAAATGGCGATGAAATCTATGAAGGTCAATTAGTCGGAATTCATTCGCGTAATAATGATTTGGTGGTCAACCCAACCAAACCCAAACCATTAACCAACGTGCGCGCTTCCGGTACCGACGATAGCTTGACCTGCGCCAAAATTCAAAAAATGACGTTAGAGCAAGCTTTAGAGTTTATTAGTGACGACGAATTAGTCGAAGTCACACCCAAATCGATTCGTCTGCGTAAGATTTTATTGACTGAAAACGAAAGAAAACGCGCTTCCAGATAG
- a CDS encoding efflux RND transporter permease subunit: MKRFNLSEWALDHPSLVLYIVLMLTMVGSFSYFQLGQSEDPPFSFRIMIVRTGWPGASARKVEEQVTDKLEKKLQELPWLDNLRSYSRPGESLIFILAKDSTPAKEIPNVWYQARKKIGDIQHTLPDGVEGPTFNDEFGDVYGNLYALTGDGYDPAELKRRAEVVRAELLKVKDVAKVDFFGEQKQRIYINLSNAKLATLGIDVPELLSTLQLQNLVTSSGNFDSVQERIRIAVTGRYDHVQEIRDMRLRAHDREFRLGDIATITRGYEDPPTDKVRFQGKAALLIGVSMQQGGDIIELGANLDNTVKRVQSQLPVGLDLEQVSSQPRAVQNSINEFVRSLTEAVIIVLGVSLLSLGFRTGIVVAITIPVVLAITFWLMHLLNVGLHKISLGALILALGLLVDDAIIAVEMMASKMEQGFERKRAAAFAYTSTAMPMLSGTLVTAAGFLPIATAASSTGEYTRSLFQVVVIALLVSWLAAVILVPYLGYRLLPDFKKHQTNPLKQWTQKFTGNNRDSVAHDNYDSSFYRYFRRIVFLCVKWRWWVVGFTLLLFVLAMLGFSKVQQQFFPDSTRPELIVDLRLAEGVSYYATETEVKKLEAWLDKQTGIENYVAYVGNGSPRFYLPLDQQLPQRNFAQLVILTEGPEHRERLRKQLIELFEQDFTSLRASVLRLENGPPVGFPVQFRVSGPDIATLKHLSHDVADVMRANPHLSNVQLDWEELVKVVNVQVDQSKTRLLGISSNEIANLVNGALQGLYVTEYREGIERIAVMVRGTEAERKHLSRLSNLMIPTASGKSVPLSQLAYLDYSFEEGLIWRRNRLPTITVRGHLYGSIQAPTVSAQIEANLADFKSKLPIGYTLETGGAVEESAKGSDSVAAGIPLFFCTVLTVLMIQLQSFSRVALVVLTAPLGMIGVTLFLLMFNQPFGFVAMLGTIALSGMIMRNSVILVDQIDQDKHAGLSDVDAIVESTVRRFRPIALTAAASILAMIPLTQSAFFGPMAVAIMGGLTVATLLTLLFLPALYAAWFRVHPA; the protein is encoded by the coding sequence ATGAAACGGTTCAATCTATCGGAATGGGCGCTGGATCACCCATCGTTGGTGCTGTACATAGTATTGATGCTGACAATGGTGGGCAGCTTTTCATACTTCCAATTGGGGCAGTCGGAAGATCCACCGTTCTCGTTCAGAATCATGATCGTACGCACCGGATGGCCCGGCGCCAGCGCCCGGAAAGTGGAAGAGCAGGTTACGGATAAGCTGGAAAAAAAACTACAGGAATTACCTTGGCTGGATAATTTGCGCAGTTATTCCCGGCCCGGCGAATCGCTGATTTTTATATTGGCCAAAGACTCCACGCCCGCCAAAGAAATTCCGAATGTCTGGTATCAAGCCCGTAAAAAGATCGGCGACATCCAACACACGCTGCCGGACGGTGTAGAGGGGCCTACATTTAACGACGAATTCGGTGACGTATACGGCAACCTGTACGCTTTGACCGGCGACGGTTACGATCCGGCGGAATTAAAGCGCCGGGCCGAGGTGGTGCGTGCGGAATTGTTAAAAGTAAAAGATGTGGCCAAGGTCGACTTTTTCGGCGAACAAAAACAGCGCATTTACATCAATTTATCCAACGCCAAGTTGGCGACCTTGGGTATTGATGTTCCCGAGCTACTAAGCACTCTGCAGCTGCAAAACCTAGTCACCAGCAGCGGCAATTTCGATTCTGTGCAAGAACGGATTCGAATCGCCGTTACCGGACGCTACGATCATGTACAGGAAATACGCGATATGCGCTTGCGGGCGCATGACCGGGAGTTTCGCCTGGGCGATATCGCCACAATCACGCGAGGTTACGAAGATCCGCCAACCGATAAGGTTCGCTTTCAAGGAAAGGCGGCACTGTTGATCGGCGTCTCCATGCAGCAAGGCGGAGACATCATCGAGCTGGGCGCCAATCTGGATAACACCGTAAAGCGGGTGCAGTCGCAATTGCCGGTAGGCCTGGATTTAGAGCAGGTGTCGTCTCAGCCCAGAGCGGTGCAAAATTCGATTAACGAATTTGTCCGGTCTTTGACTGAAGCGGTGATTATCGTACTGGGCGTCAGCTTGTTATCTTTGGGTTTTCGCACCGGCATTGTGGTGGCAATCACTATTCCGGTGGTGTTGGCCATTACCTTTTGGCTGATGCATTTGTTAAACGTCGGACTGCACAAAATATCCCTGGGCGCATTGATTTTGGCCCTGGGGCTTTTGGTGGACGATGCCATTATTGCCGTTGAGATGATGGCATCCAAAATGGAACAGGGCTTCGAGCGTAAACGCGCCGCCGCGTTTGCTTACACCTCTACCGCCATGCCGATGTTAAGCGGCACCCTGGTAACGGCGGCGGGCTTTTTACCTATCGCTACCGCGGCATCGTCTACCGGCGAATACACGCGCTCGCTGTTTCAAGTCGTGGTGATAGCGTTGCTGGTATCGTGGTTGGCCGCAGTCATATTGGTGCCGTATCTGGGTTACCGTTTGTTGCCGGATTTTAAAAAACACCAGACAAACCCGCTAAAACAATGGACGCAGAAGTTCACGGGCAACAATAGGGATTCTGTCGCGCACGATAACTATGACAGTTCGTTTTACCGGTATTTCCGCCGCATAGTGTTTTTATGCGTCAAATGGCGTTGGTGGGTTGTCGGATTTACCTTGCTGCTGTTTGTATTGGCGATGCTGGGATTTTCCAAAGTTCAGCAGCAATTTTTTCCGGATTCGACTAGGCCGGAATTGATAGTCGACTTACGCTTGGCGGAAGGCGTTTCGTACTACGCCACCGAAACCGAGGTGAAAAAGTTGGAGGCGTGGCTGGATAAACAGACCGGCATTGAAAATTACGTGGCCTATGTAGGTAATGGCAGCCCGCGCTTTTATTTGCCTTTGGATCAACAACTGCCGCAACGCAACTTTGCCCAGTTGGTGATATTGACCGAAGGCCCCGAGCACCGGGAACGCTTGCGGAAACAACTGATCGAGTTGTTCGAACAGGACTTCACCAGCTTGCGGGCCAGTGTATTGCGCCTGGAAAACGGACCGCCGGTCGGTTTTCCGGTGCAGTTCCGGGTTTCCGGGCCCGATATTGCCACCTTGAAACATCTGAGCCATGACGTTGCGGACGTCATGCGCGCTAACCCGCATCTTTCCAATGTGCAGTTGGACTGGGAAGAATTGGTGAAGGTGGTCAATGTGCAAGTCGATCAGTCCAAAACACGCCTGCTGGGGATCAGCTCCAATGAGATTGCCAATTTGGTGAATGGCGCGCTACAGGGCTTATATGTCACCGAATATAGAGAAGGCATCGAGCGTATCGCAGTGATGGTGCGCGGAACTGAAGCCGAGCGCAAGCATTTATCCCGGCTGTCCAATTTAATGATTCCGACCGCCAGCGGTAAAAGTGTACCGTTGTCGCAACTTGCTTATTTGGATTACAGTTTCGAGGAAGGGCTGATCTGGCGGCGTAACAGGCTACCGACAATCACGGTGCGCGGACATTTATACGGCAGTATTCAAGCGCCGACCGTATCGGCTCAGATAGAAGCCAATCTGGCCGATTTTAAGAGCAAACTGCCGATTGGCTATACTCTGGAAACGGGCGGAGCCGTGGAAGAATCGGCCAAAGGCAGCGATTCGGTAGCCGCCGGAATTCCGCTTTTTTTCTGCACCGTATTAACGGTGCTGATGATACAACTGCAAAGCTTTTCGCGGGTGGCTTTGGTCGTCCTCACCGCACCGCTGGGAATGATAGGCGTTACGCTGTTTTTGCTGATGTTTAACCAACCGTTCGGTTTCGTAGCCATGCTGGGTACCATTGCTTTGTCCGGCATGATCATGCGCAATTCGGTTATCCTGGTCGATCAGATCGACCAGGATAAACACGCCGGACTTTCCGATGTCGATGCTATCGTTGAATCGACCGTACGGCGTTTTCGGCCTATCGCTTTGACTGCGGCCGCGTCTATATTGGCCATGATCCCACTCACGCAAAGCGCTTTTTTCGGTCCTATGGCTGTGGCGATTATGGGCGGTTTAACAGTCGCAACCTTGTTAACCTTGCTGTTCTTACCGGCATTGTATGCGGCTTGGTTCAGAGTACATCCCGCTTGA
- a CDS encoding rhodanese-like domain-containing protein: protein MIENLDPKQAWAVLRENPAAVLIDVRTAIEHGFVGHPPHAIHVAWKEFPGMQLNTGFVEQVRQHAPDKAAPVLLLCRSGVRSVDAAKALEADGYQHLINILEGFEGPLDENKHRGTVGGWRYHGLPWQQS from the coding sequence ATGATAGAAAATCTCGACCCCAAACAAGCCTGGGCAGTGCTGCGGGAAAACCCCGCCGCCGTGCTGATAGATGTAAGGACCGCTATTGAACATGGTTTTGTCGGCCATCCGCCGCACGCGATTCATGTAGCCTGGAAAGAATTTCCCGGTATGCAGTTAAACACCGGTTTCGTCGAACAGGTGCGGCAACACGCACCCGATAAAGCCGCTCCGGTTTTATTGCTGTGCCGCAGCGGCGTGCGTTCGGTGGATGCCGCCAAAGCCCTGGAAGCAGACGGTTACCAGCATCTGATTAATATACTGGAGGGTTTTGAAGGCCCGCTGGATGAGAACAAACACCGAGGCACTGTCGGCGGTTGGCGCTACCACGGCCTGCCTTGGCAACAAAGCTGA
- a CDS encoding sulfite exporter TauE/SafE family protein, protein MNLLYSASGFAVGLLVGITGVGGGSLMTPLLVFLFGFKPAIAVGTDLLYAAITKSAGVFVHHGKHKSVDWKIVCFLSMGSLPFAGMTLYALKHLMAVDKDISGMITFTLGIALLLTASALMVRSVLLHRAAKLQLDDTVSDADNSGRFSPRWEKIATVLTGAVLGILVTLSSVGAGALGTVALLVLYPRMSTLKVVGTDLAHAIPLTAVAGLGHLSLGNFDLELLGSLLLGSVPGIWIGSHFSAKIPEYFLRPALATLLLVIGVKFVMV, encoded by the coding sequence ATGAATTTACTGTATTCGGCGTCCGGCTTTGCGGTCGGCTTACTGGTAGGTATTACCGGTGTCGGCGGCGGTTCGTTGATGACGCCCTTGTTGGTGTTTTTATTCGGTTTCAAACCGGCAATAGCCGTGGGCACCGATTTGCTGTATGCCGCCATTACCAAATCCGCGGGCGTATTCGTACATCACGGTAAACATAAGTCGGTCGATTGGAAGATCGTCTGTTTCTTGTCCATGGGCAGTTTGCCGTTTGCCGGCATGACGCTGTATGCCTTGAAACATCTGATGGCGGTGGACAAAGACATTTCCGGCATGATCACCTTTACTTTAGGTATTGCCTTGTTGTTAACCGCGTCGGCGCTAATGGTTCGTAGTGTGCTGTTACACAGAGCCGCAAAGCTGCAATTGGACGATACAGTCAGCGACGCCGACAATAGCGGTCGCTTTTCTCCGCGTTGGGAGAAAATTGCCACAGTGTTGACCGGCGCCGTATTAGGCATATTGGTGACGCTGTCATCCGTCGGAGCCGGCGCGCTGGGAACGGTGGCCTTGCTGGTTTTATACCCGCGCATGAGTACCTTGAAAGTGGTCGGCACGGACTTGGCGCATGCGATTCCATTAACCGCGGTAGCGGGCTTGGGACATTTAAGTTTGGGTAACTTCGATCTGGAATTGCTGGGCAGCTTGCTGTTGGGTTCCGTGCCCGGAATCTGGATAGGCAGTCATTTCAGCGCCAAAATTCCCGAGTATTTTCTGCGCCCGGCCTTGGCGACTTTACTGCTGGTGATCGGCGTTAAGTTCGTGATGGTTTAA
- a CDS encoding efflux RND transporter periplasmic adaptor subunit, translating to MNKLLLALAVMFLIGCEQAPPASPQPRPALVVTVGDRFAASPTILIGEIKPRYESGQGFRINGKIVQRYVEIGTNVSKGQLLARLDNRDTGLSAKASQARVQAAKADLALAQAELDRLNKLYQRKFISRQAVDIQEAKYQSAAALVRQTQAEAAVSTNQSAYTDLKAERDGVVTDIHAEPGQVVAAGEIIARIAVPESMEVEVSVPESRMGPIEPNLAAEVRLWADPTRIYQGKIREIAPAADSVTRTFQIRIALSTPPPDQMRLGMTAAVIFNNHDRRDFLLPLPAVSQYDGNTVAWVVDPDSGQVFPRPVQTGIFREDGVVITAGLQIGDQVVVAGVHTLLSGQKVRPQLVQQNP from the coding sequence ATGAATAAGTTGTTACTGGCATTGGCGGTCATGTTTCTGATCGGCTGCGAACAGGCCCCGCCCGCATCGCCCCAACCTCGACCTGCCCTGGTTGTAACCGTGGGCGACCGTTTTGCCGCATCGCCCACCATTCTGATCGGCGAAATCAAACCCCGGTACGAAAGCGGGCAGGGTTTTCGCATCAACGGCAAAATTGTGCAACGCTATGTGGAGATCGGCACCAACGTCAGCAAGGGGCAGCTATTAGCCAGACTGGATAATCGGGATACCGGTTTATCGGCCAAGGCATCCCAGGCACGGGTACAGGCAGCCAAAGCGGATCTGGCATTGGCGCAAGCCGAACTGGATAGGCTGAACAAGCTTTACCAACGTAAATTCATTTCCCGTCAGGCGGTCGATATCCAAGAAGCGAAATACCAATCCGCGGCCGCCTTAGTGAGACAAACACAGGCGGAAGCCGCGGTATCTACTAATCAGTCGGCTTATACCGACTTAAAAGCGGAACGGGACGGCGTGGTTACCGACATCCATGCCGAGCCCGGCCAAGTGGTGGCCGCCGGTGAAATCATCGCCAGGATTGCGGTACCGGAAAGTATGGAAGTCGAAGTTTCGGTCCCCGAGTCGCGCATGGGGCCTATCGAACCCAATTTAGCGGCGGAAGTAAGGTTATGGGCCGATCCAACCCGGATATATCAAGGCAAAATCAGAGAAATAGCACCCGCGGCGGATAGCGTAACCCGAACGTTTCAAATTCGCATCGCTTTGTCGACTCCGCCTCCCGATCAAATGCGCCTGGGGATGACGGCGGCTGTCATTTTTAATAATCACGACCGTCGCGATTTTTTGCTGCCTTTACCGGCCGTTAGTCAATACGACGGCAACACAGTGGCGTGGGTAGTCGATCCGGACAGCGGCCAAGTGTTCCCAAGGCCTGTACAGACGGGTATCTTCAGAGAAGACGGGGTTGTGATAACTGCAGGTTTACAGATTGGCGACCAAGTGGTGGTGGCCGGAGTCCATACCTTGTTATCCGGCCAGAAAGTACGTCCGCAATTAGTTCAACAAAATCCATGA